In one Candidatus Neomarinimicrobiota bacterium genomic region, the following are encoded:
- a CDS encoding Rrf2 family transcriptional regulator has product MFSRSAAHALQVMSYLTRNSQRQPLKLEQVSLDTGIPRHAVVKVVQAMHKQHLLSTSRGSHGGVTLAKPPGSVILSEIVCAIDGPPDDCPVSTGMVPCQPKPDCCIFQQWKRIAHQVHTLQACQDLASFANQNIPIDFYN; this is encoded by the coding sequence ATGTTTTCACGGAGTGCAGCTCATGCCTTGCAGGTGATGAGCTACCTTACCCGCAACTCTCAGCGCCAACCTCTGAAACTCGAGCAGGTATCACTCGACACTGGTATCCCTAGACATGCTGTCGTCAAGGTTGTGCAGGCGATGCACAAACAACACCTGCTATCAACCAGCCGGGGATCGCATGGAGGAGTTACTCTGGCAAAACCACCTGGTTCAGTCATACTTAGTGAAATCGTCTGCGCTATCGACGGCCCCCCCGACGATTGCCCCGTTAGCACAGGAATGGTACCCTGCCAACCCAAACCCGACTGCTGCATTTTCCAGCAATGGAAGCGAATAGCCCATCAGGTGCACACCCTCCAGGCATGCCAAGATTTGGCGAGCTTCGCCAACCAGAATATTCCCATCGACTTCTACAACTGA